GACGGCGGCCATGCCCGTGTAGTGCATGCTGCTCACCGCGAGCCCCATGACGAGCGAGGCGATGGCTGCGACGGCGGGCCCGCGCACGGACAGCGCGGCCCACAGGGCGGCGGATGCGGCGGCGATCGCGATGACGACGGAGAGCGCGACGAGCGCGGGGTCGTACGAGATCGAGCCGTTGAGCTGGACGGCGGCCATGCCGATGTAGTGCATCGCGGCGACACCGAGCCCGGTGCCGACGCCGCCCAGTGCGATGGAGCGCACCCGGGAGCTGCCGTAGCCGGCGGTGAAGACGCCCGCGCCGACGACGGCGATGGCGACGACCAGGCTGAGCAGGGTCAGTGGGATGTCGTAGCGGATCGCGGTGCCCTCGACGGTGTAGCCGAGCATCGCGATGAAGTGCATGGTCCAGATGCCGGCGCCGATGGCGACGGAGGCACTGATCAGCCAGTTCCGCTTGGACCGCCCCCCGGCTGCCAGAGCACGCACGGTGCAGCGCAGTCCCAGCGCGGCACCGACGACGGCCATGACGTACGACAGGACCGGAGTGGCCCAGCCTCCTGCCATGTGGTGCATGTGACCCACGGGATTCCTCTCACTAGCTGTGTCGGCCCCCCGGCGACCCGGGACGCTAGCACGCAGTGGATCTCCAGCCAGGGGGCGCGAAATCTGCTTCTTGTGAGGGTTACTGAACAGTAGAGCCCGAGTTCACAGGCCTGCACGCCCATAGGTCCCTCACTGATTGCACACATCGCTGCGACTCTTGTCACGCCGCGTATCGAACCCCTCGCGACACCGGGGGCGAGACGCCCAGTTCCGGATATCCGGGACATGGCGGTGCAGTCTCCACTGGGAAGGTTCGCCGCGGTGCGGGTTCAGATCGTTCAGGTCTGCGAAGTGTCCTGAACTGGCCATCCAGGAAAGGAACGGGGGCACGGGCTTCGTGCCCCCATTCATGGGGTGGTGCCGCTGGTGCCAGCGCACCGGATCAGACAAGCTGCGGGACCGGCGGCGGGCTTCGCTCGCCCGGACCACGGACGGCGACAGCAACGGCACAGGCGTCGGCGTCGTCTCGCCTCCGGTTCGCGACAGGCAGCACGTCCCACCGCCTCGCCCACACCCAGGATCGCAGGGACGAAACCCCCGAAAACTGGTACTCAGTCCCGCCACCAGTCCCCGGAGTCTTCCAAAGCGCGACGCAGGTAGTCCTCCATGTCGTTCGCCGCCATGGAACGCCCGTCCGTCTCGTGATCCCAGACGAACACATCATCACGCAGCGGGACTCTGACGAAGGCGAACTGATCACCACCGCTGTTGTCACCGAAGAACATCAGCGGCTCAAAGGGCATATAGAGCCCGGTGAAATCTGCAGAGGCGCGGAAGGCCGCGTTCTCTTTGGCGATCCGCTCAGCGCTCCACACCACGTCGGTGGCGTAGTGCCCGCGCACCCCATTGCACTCACGGAGCAAGAGGGCGAGATCCTCGGGAAGCGGCTGCCCCAGCGCACGCTCGACGTCGGCCAATGCCTCACTGGTCGCCGGCTCAGCGAGCTCCGCATCTGCCATCACTTCCAGGATCCGTTCACGCCACATTCCGCGAGCATCTCAGGACCTCGAAGATCGCGACAGTACGATCACGCCGCTGAGGCGCGCACCGAGTCCGGAGCGACATCGAAACTCACCGAAACCGGCATAGTCAGTGTGGCAAAGCCCGTTTCGGAGCTGAGTGGAAAGGACACCGGCTGGGTCGCCGACCTGCCTCTGCCTGTGCTTATGCGCCTGCGGCGCGCTGGCGCTTCTCGCGAGCAGACCTCGGGGGCGGACTCGCTGCGACTTTTCGAGCTACACGGCATCTGGTTCGGGTGTAGCTCTCCCGCAGTGAGCCTTCCTGAACTGGATCGCTGCTGATCTCTTTCCGGGAGCGCCCCCGGCGACGGCCCGGACGGCGGAGCCGGGAGGGTCAGTACGGGGACTTCCACGTCCGCGCCGAACAACACCGGCTCCATCCCGCCACCGACCAGGCCAACTTCAAGCTCACAGCCTGACCAACCACCAAACTCCGAGAGCGCCGGACTCACCTGGACAGGAGGCCGGCCGGCCCGTGCAGCCCCGGGCCTTCCCTGGAACGGTGCCACGCCCCTATGGTCACACCGGTATGAGACGTGGCGGAGAGCACAAGAGGCGCGCGAGGCGCTCGTCGGGAACTCGATCGCTCGAGGAAACGAGCCTCTGGTGGATTCCGCTCAGTGCCCTTGTCCTGCTGACCATGAGCTGGGGGATCGCCGGGTTCATAGCTCGTTGCGAGCCTGGCCTCAGGGGCGACTGCGTTGCGCGCAACGGCATCGAGTGGATGTTTTGGGTGGTGTTTCTCGCCGCGGTGCCTACGTACCTGGTGGCGATCACGGGACTGACCACTCGCCATTGGCCGCCCGCACTCGGCGTAGCCCTGGGCGGCATTGCTGGTGGGACGTACGTGCTCGCCCAAGGACAGACGAGGCCGTCCATGATCACAGCGAGTATCGCGCTGGTCCTCGCCCTTGCGTCCCCCGCGGTGACATGGCATCGCCGCCGATATGGGGATCATGCCCGAACCTAGGCGGTCGTCCCTCCAGAAGAGCCACACCCATCTGGTTCACAGGCTGGCCAGGGCTCACGAGCTGACGCTTTCGGGCTACTTGGCACCAGATGGCCACCGCAGTTGGCACCAGGGCCGAGTTTCCGAGGTGTCTGCCACCAGGATGCCGACGAGGCCGTGCCGCCCGCGCCGCCCACACCGGCGGCCCGGCTTCACGGCAGTTGAAGATCAGAAAGCTGAAAGGTGACCGCATGACGGATGGGTTCAGCCGCCGCACCCAGCCGGGGGCTTCCCCTTCACAGATGCACGCCTCCCGCAAGGCCTGAGGCGTGCGGGAGGCGCTGTGGTTCGCCAGCGGTTAGAGATCGCCGGAGCGGTAGACGAGGCAGAGGTCGATGGTGCCGGGGGCGGCAAGGCCGGGGCCGGATCCGGTTGTCCCGGCGGTGGGCACGAGCTCGAAACCATTCCAGGTGGAGCCGGTGCGGTTGCCGAGGTAAATCCGGTCGTCCGTGCCGCGGACGGCGCAGTACAGGGTGGTGCCGCGTGCGGCCAGGGCCGGCGACCCAGTGGTGGTCCCCGACAGGCTTACCGGATTGGACCAGCCTGCGGTGTCGCGGGTGGTGAGGCGGATTCCGTTGTCCGTGCCACGGTAGGCCAGGTGCACGCTGCCCCTGAACGAGACCAGGGCCGGGGCGCTGGGGGATCTGTGGGGGTGGTTGAGGTTGGCGAGAGGGAACCAGCCCAGGATGCTGAGGTAACTGACCATGAGCAGTTGCCCGTCGGTGCCGGTGGCCGCGTACCACAGCAGGCCGTTATTGGCGGCCAGAGCCGGGCCGGAGGTGCACTTGCCGCCGCCCAGGGTCCGCGGGGCGGACCAGTCGCTGCCCTGAACAGAATGGGCCACATTGCCCTGGCCATCCGTTCCGGTGTACGCCACATAGAGGGTGCCCAAGTGCGAGGCCAGGGCCGGAGCATGCCGGGTGACGGCTCCGGGAACCTGGATGAAGTTGCCCCACTGGCCGTTGGTTTCCCGCTGGCTGACGAAGACCTGGTCGCCGTTGCCGCGGACCGCGCAGTAAAGGGTGCCGCCGTGCAGGGCCAGGGCGGGCGCGTCGGGGGTCTGTGATCCGGGCCAGGGCAGCACGGGGACGCTCCAGGACCCGCGGTGGGTGACCAGGGCGATGTCGAGGGGCTCTTGGACGGTACGGAGCCACAGCCGGAAGTGGCCCTCGTTACCGCCGTTGAAGTCGTAGGCGGCCAGTCCGGCGGGCCCGTCCGGCCCCGCGGGGGTCTTGCTGAGCGCGACCAACCCGGCGCGGGTGAATCCGTAGGAGCGGTTGGCGACGAAGTCGTCCTTGTTCTCGAAGAGGGAGAAGAGCCAGCCGACGAACTTGGTGGCGAACCCGAACAGGGCGAGGGCGCCGGCGGCAGCCTGGGCGTTGTCGTCCGGGTTGCCGGAGGCTTGCCCCTTCTCGGCGGCTTCCAGCGCCGCATCGGAGATCTTGTACAGGTGCTTGCTGATCTCCTCGAAGATGCCGCCGCTGTCTTCCTCCCAGCACTCGACGTCCAGGTGGAGGAACTTGTCCACGCGCCCTTGGAAGAGAACAGCCGAGTCAGCGAAGTTGCGGATGTGGCCCTTGTTGAGACTCCCGAAGACATCAGACCGGTACTCGCGTCGGGCCGCCTCGTCACTGCCCGCCCCTGAGGCCCAGTAGATCTCGTCGGAGTCCACCTCGTCGGAGTCATTCACACTCACGAACTTGTGCGCCTTCATCATGAAGACGCCCGGTGTGCGGGCCTGTGCGCCCAGGGGTGGTCCGGTCACCAGCGTGAGGGCGGAGCCGTACTCCCCCATCGCGGCGATGAATTCCTCACTGTCCAGCTGCCCGCCCTCTGGCAGGGCCCCCAGATCAATGATGCTCACATTGGGCTGGGCCAGCACGTCACGGACCAGGACCTCCTGATCGGCTACGTAGTCCGCCAGCGCGTAGGAACGTTCAAGCGGCAGCCGCGACACCCCCGCAGGGAAGAACTCCCCGCCACCGGAGGCGTCTTTGTAGAGCTTGCCGTACTCCGCGACCTCCTCCAGCGTCACCACCTGGGTCATCTGATCGACCAACTGCTGCTCCAGGTCCGAGAGCACCAACCCCTCACTGAGCCGGGCCGCGGCATGCAGCGCCGTCTCGATCAGGATGTTGCTGCTCCGGTTCGCCCGCAGCCGTCGCGCCCAGCGCGAGTCCGTGCGGGCCCCCGACAACAGCTCCTGCAGGCGTGCGACCCGCTCCTCCCGCGTCGTGCTGGGCCCCTCGGCGACCGGCGGTGCGCTGTCCGACATGGTGATCCTCCCCTGTCACGCGCCTGCGATACACAGGCACAGGCAACGGAGCGTAGGAGCGCATAAGCGTTCTGTCATCGACGTTGATCCGGTCGCTGGCTGAAAATCTGACACCTATAGGCGGGCCGGACCTCGCCCCCAGTTCCTCCTCTGCGGGCTCTTCGTCCCCCTCGACGCGATGCCCGCAGCCCTCCGTTGGATCGCCTCGCCATGCCGTCAAAAGCACGACCACCACCCTTCTCGCTGACATCGCGGCTGCCGTTGCGTTCGTGCTGCCCGCTCTCCTCCTGGGCGCCGCCACCCTCCGTCCGAGAACTGCCTCGAGCTGTGGCGGACGAGCGCATCTCCCTGGTGACAACTAGCTCGGCCAAGTGCCATCTATCTCGAAAAGTCGCACTCGCCCTGAAGTAGGCCGTGTTCACCGCGCGGCCACTCTCGCACAACCTTTCGTGCGCCTCGTGGGTCACACCTCCGCAAGCCCTTCCCCCTCACTTCCTCATCACCTCCCACTCATTTCCCCCTGCGATCACCGGAGTTCCCCTGTGCGTGTACGTACCCTGGCCGCCACCGCCACCGTGGCGGCACTGACCGCCGCCGGTCTGACCCTGCCGCTCGCCGGGAGTGCCGCGGCCGTCACGACTGCGCGGTTCGACTTCAACGGTGACGGATACGCGGACATCGCGGTCGGCATGCCCAACGCCACGGTGGACGGCAAGGCCAAGGCCGGCTACGTCAGCGTCATCTATGGCGGGCCGCAGAGCCCGAGCCAGTCCACCGGCGTCATCAGCCAAGCCGAGGCCGGCATACCCGGCACGCCCGAGGCGGGTGACCGCTTCGGCTCCTCCGTGGCACCCGTCGACGTGAACGGCGACGGCGTCTTCGAGCTGGCGGTCGGCGCGAGCGGCGAATCGCTCACCTCCGAGCAGTCCAGGGACGAGGGCACCATCACCGTCCTGGACAACTCGGAGTGGAACATCAAGGGCACCACCGTGGCCAGAGGCACGGGCGAGTTCAGCAGCATCGGCCGCACCATCGCCAC
This Streptomyces sp. NBC_01283 DNA region includes the following protein-coding sequences:
- a CDS encoding MHYT domain-containing protein, whose protein sequence is MGHMHHMAGGWATPVLSYVMAVVGAALGLRCTVRALAAGGRSKRNWLISASVAIGAGIWTMHFIAMLGYTVEGTAIRYDIPLTLLSLVVAIAVVGAGVFTAGYGSSRVRSIALGGVGTGLGVAAMHYIGMAAVQLNGSISYDPALVALSVVIAIAAASAALWAALSVRGPAVAAIASLVMGLAVSSMHYTGMAAVTLDVHASTAPLQGASATAFILPLAVVLGSFLFLTCAFVALSPTARERAESEAAARPLHEVELPVA
- a CDS encoding SMI1/KNR4 family protein — protein: MWRERILEVMADAELAEPATSEALADVERALGQPLPEDLALLLRECNGVRGHYATDVVWSAERIAKENAAFRASADFTGLYMPFEPLMFFGDNSGGDQFAFVRVPLRDDVFVWDHETDGRSMAANDMEDYLRRALEDSGDWWRD